The following are from one region of the Apostichopus japonicus isolate 1M-3 chromosome 17, ASM3797524v1, whole genome shotgun sequence genome:
- the LOC139984919 gene encoding uncharacterized protein isoform X1, producing the protein MTQQILLIKKCLAVLRVKKAQKKVMQACGKTNEKDLPSTSKASENLKGEDNFPYVASACTMKRGKRKWDQHAFCLYCGERQTKLFRHLRRIHPEELLVAEAMVKDESSPRKKKSKGNPVWRKIKKLGTHEHNQKVYKGEARELMVSKRPQHGASTDIDQFVPCSDCVGYYNVSSLWVHKKSCNARKLADQEGNHHVKSGRSLMC; encoded by the exons ATGACGCAGCAGATTCTACTGATCAAAAAATG TCTAGCTGTCTTGAGGGTGAAGAAAGCACAGAAGAAAGTGATGCAAGCTTGTGGGAAGACTAATGAAAAAGACCTGCCATCAACAAGCAAAGCATCTGAAAATCTTAAAGGGGAAGACAACTTTCCTTATGTGGCATCTGCTTGCACCAtgaaaagaggaaaaagaaagTGGGACCAACATGCATTTTGCCTCTACTGTGGAGAAAGGCAGACCAAACTTTTCCGCCACCTCAGACGAATCCACCCCGAGGAACTCCTAGTAGCTGAAGCAATGGTGAAAGATGAAAGCAGcccaagaaagaaaaagtcaaaagGTAATCCTGTATGGaggaaaattaaaaagttaGGTACTCATGAACATAACCAAAAAGTATACAAGGGAGAGGCTAGAGAGCTCATGGTCTCAAAGCGCCCACAGCATGGAGCGAGCACTGATATTGATCAGTTTGTTCCTTGCAGTGACTGTGTTGGATATTACAATGTCAGCAGTCTCTGGGTTCACAAGAAAAGCTGCAATGCCAGAAAATTAGCAGAtcaagaagggaatcaccaTGTCAAATCAGGCCGCAGCTTGATGTGTTGA